Proteins from a genomic interval of Symmachiella macrocystis:
- a CDS encoding glucose-6-phosphate isomerase, whose translation MSDHIRYSAAAAESQIQAVDFDKVQTAVLAARNEVIADVGLLHAGCDIPAEKQPLDAGFIELPKNLLAEWNESGDDSLLGRIETAAAQFAGQVDRMVVLGIGGSYMGARALFEALCHPYHNELSREKRNGIPKLSFEGNNVDTAAVSGLLELLAAGTDPAEIADRWGIVVISKSGGTLETAVAFRVFRQALEEFYGSDSAEALSLVMPVTGETGKLRNFSNLRGYPATFPIPDGVGGRFSVFTAVGLLPAAVLGIDIKQLLQGAADATERFHTADYDDNPTLQYTAVSHYLETEHGLNIRVLSTWGKRLEAVGLWYDQLLAESLGKAEKGATPITGVNTRDLHSRGQQHQEGTLDKLITNLYVEPDANGAVTVPAVPDALNQDELNKYSGKNLPEILQAALQGTNQAYADVNRPTADLVLPKLDAYNIGALLQMLMLATVTEGRLMGINPYGQPGVEDYKRNMNAILSRS comes from the coding sequence ATGAGCGACCACATTCGTTATTCCGCCGCCGCGGCTGAGTCCCAAATTCAAGCCGTCGATTTCGACAAAGTTCAAACAGCCGTGCTGGCCGCGCGGAATGAGGTCATCGCCGATGTCGGCTTGCTGCATGCTGGATGCGATATTCCAGCAGAGAAACAGCCGCTGGACGCGGGGTTTATCGAACTGCCCAAAAATCTGTTGGCCGAATGGAACGAATCTGGTGACGACTCGTTACTCGGCCGCATCGAAACCGCCGCTGCGCAATTCGCCGGACAGGTCGACCGCATGGTGGTCTTGGGGATCGGCGGGTCCTATATGGGAGCCCGTGCGTTGTTCGAGGCGCTGTGTCATCCCTACCACAACGAATTGTCACGTGAGAAACGCAACGGCATTCCCAAGCTTTCGTTTGAAGGCAACAACGTCGATACCGCCGCGGTCAGCGGATTGTTGGAACTGTTAGCCGCAGGCACCGATCCGGCTGAGATCGCCGATCGTTGGGGAATTGTGGTCATCAGTAAATCGGGCGGTACATTGGAGACCGCGGTCGCGTTTCGCGTGTTTCGCCAAGCATTGGAAGAATTTTACGGCAGCGATTCCGCCGAAGCACTGAGCCTGGTGATGCCCGTGACCGGCGAGACAGGCAAGCTCCGCAATTTTTCGAACCTGCGGGGATATCCGGCGACGTTTCCGATTCCCGACGGCGTGGGGGGACGGTTTTCTGTGTTCACTGCTGTGGGCCTGCTGCCGGCAGCGGTGCTGGGAATCGACATCAAACAGTTGTTGCAAGGCGCTGCTGATGCCACTGAACGTTTCCACACAGCTGACTACGATGACAATCCGACGCTGCAATACACGGCGGTCAGCCATTATCTAGAAACCGAACACGGCTTAAACATCCGCGTGCTTTCGACCTGGGGCAAACGGTTAGAAGCGGTCGGGCTTTGGTACGACCAACTACTGGCTGAAAGTTTAGGCAAAGCAGAAAAAGGGGCCACGCCGATTACGGGCGTCAATACCCGCGACCTGCACAGCCGCGGACAGCAACACCAGGAAGGGACGCTGGATAAGCTGATCACCAATCTGTATGTCGAGCCGGATGCCAACGGCGCGGTCACGGTGCCGGCTGTTCCCGATGCACTCAATCAGGACGAGTTGAACAAATACAGCGGCAAAAACCTGCCGGAAATTCTGCAGGCCGCGCTGCAGGGCACGAATCAGGCCTACGCCGACGTGAACCGGCCGACAGCCGATTTGGTTTTGCCCAAACTGGACGCCTACAACATCGGCGCCTTGTTGCAAATGCTCATGCTGGCGACGGTCACCGAGGGTCGACTGATGGGGATCAATCCTTATGGCCAACCGGGTGTTGAGGATTACAAGCGAAACATGAACGCGATTTTGAGCCGCTCATAG
- a CDS encoding metal-dependent hydrolase: MSTTVTYLGHGTFQIVAAGKTIIIDPFFTGNPAATVTADEVQPDYLIVSHGHGDHVGDAVAIAKRTGCSVISNHEISVWLNEQGVEKAHGMHIGGSHAFDFGTVKLTIAHHGSMLPDGSNGGNPCGVILKLADGTIYHACDTGLFYDMKLIGEEGIDLAILPVGDNFTMGPDDALRAVKLIEPKRVIPDHYNTWELIAQDATAWGERVRAETKAEPLILNPGESCEL, translated from the coding sequence ATGTCGACGACGGTCACGTATCTGGGGCACGGGACATTTCAAATTGTTGCCGCTGGAAAAACGATCATCATCGATCCATTTTTCACAGGCAACCCAGCGGCAACGGTCACTGCGGACGAGGTGCAGCCTGACTATTTGATCGTCTCACACGGCCATGGCGATCACGTGGGGGATGCTGTGGCAATTGCCAAACGGACCGGTTGCTCGGTGATTTCCAACCATGAGATTTCCGTCTGGCTGAACGAACAGGGAGTCGAAAAGGCGCACGGCATGCACATCGGCGGCAGCCACGCGTTTGACTTCGGTACGGTCAAACTGACCATCGCCCATCACGGTTCGATGCTGCCCGATGGGTCCAACGGCGGGAATCCGTGCGGCGTGATTTTGAAACTTGCCGACGGCACGATCTATCACGCCTGCGACACGGGCTTGTTTTATGATATGAAGTTAATTGGCGAAGAGGGCATCGACTTGGCGATCTTGCCCGTCGGCGACAATTTCACCATGGGCCCCGACGACGCGCTGCGAGCAGTGAAATTGATCGAACCCAAACGGGTGATCCCCGATCATTACAATACCTGGGAGCTAATCGCACAAGACGCCACCGCCTGGGGCGAACGTGTCCGCGCGGAGACAAAAGCCGAACCGCTGATTCTCAACCCAGGCGAGTCGTGTGAGTTGTAG
- the pyrE gene encoding orotate phosphoribosyltransferase, whose amino-acid sequence MYDRDRLIELFKERALKFGEFKLVSGKTASYYLDGKQITLQSEGLRQVSEGLLDLLADVEYDAIGGMSIGADPIIGGTITVAAERGQDVQGFLVRKESKGHGTNKFIEGPVQPGARVVIVDDVVTTGGSSLLAVDRIEEFGCKVVQVVAIVDRMEGGAANFAKRELPLKSLLTIEDFGIEPPPAEMLIA is encoded by the coding sequence ATGTACGATCGAGATCGCCTGATTGAACTCTTCAAAGAACGCGCCCTGAAATTCGGCGAGTTCAAACTGGTTTCCGGAAAAACAGCCAGCTATTACCTAGACGGCAAACAAATCACGCTGCAATCCGAGGGACTGCGGCAGGTCAGCGAGGGTTTGCTCGATCTACTCGCCGATGTCGAGTACGACGCGATTGGCGGGATGTCGATCGGGGCCGATCCGATCATCGGCGGCACAATCACCGTCGCCGCCGAGCGAGGCCAGGACGTGCAAGGTTTTTTGGTACGCAAGGAATCCAAAGGGCACGGCACGAACAAGTTTATCGAAGGCCCGGTGCAACCCGGGGCGCGGGTGGTGATCGTCGACGACGTGGTGACCACCGGCGGCAGTTCATTGTTGGCCGTCGACCGCATTGAGGAATTCGGTTGCAAAGTCGTGCAAGTCGTCGCCATCGTCGACCGAATGGAAGGTGGAGCGGCAAATTTTGCCAAGCGCGAATTGCCGCTGAAATCGCTACTCACAATCGAAGACTTCGGGATCGAACCCCCGCCCGCAGAAATGTTAATTGCTTAG